Within Pseudomonas paeninsulae, the genomic segment CCGAGGCCGGGCATTCAGGCGTTGCGCTTGTACGTATTAGTACAGGCGAACGCTGCGGCGCTGTTCGCGCTGTACTTTCTTGGCGTGACGCTTAACAGCGGCTGCTGCTTTGCGCTTGCGCTCGGAAGTCGGTTTTTCATAAAATTCACGGCTGCGAATTTCGGCCAGAACACCGGCTTTTTCGCAAGAGCG encodes:
- the rpsU gene encoding 30S ribosomal protein S21 → MPAVKLKENEPFDVALRRFKRSCEKAGVLAEIRSREFYEKPTSERKRKAAAAVKRHAKKVQREQRRSVRLY